The DNA segment TCTGATAAACAAAAGAGTGGTCAGGCAGAAATCCTTGGGATCCATTTTGAAGGTCCGTTTATTAATCCTACAAAAGCGGGTGCTCAACCGCTTCAGCACATTATTCCTGCTGACATAGACTTATTCGAGAAGTGGCTGGATCTCTCCAAAGAAACCATTAAGCTCATCACGTTAGCACCTGAGTTGCCGCAAGGAACGGAGCTAGTTCAATTTTTAAAAGAAAAAGGTATCGTTGCATCCATTGGTCATACAGATGCGACGTTCGAAGAAGTAGGACAAGCGATTCAATCGGGTGCGTCCCATATCACCCACTTGTTTAATCAAATGCGCGGGCTGCATCACCGGGAACCAGGTGTGGTTGGAGCGGCCTATTTACGAAAGGAATTAATGGTGGAGATCATCGCTGATGGAATTCATGTGTCTCCTGAGATGGTGAAGGTTTCATATGAGCTCATCACTCCGGAGCGAATGATTCTGATTACCGATGCGATGAGAGCCCAGTTCCTTTCAGATGGAGAATATGACTTAGGCGGTCAGAGGGTGTTTGTGAAAAAGGGAAAAGCACTCTTAGAGGATGGAACATTGGCGGGCAGTGTATTAACCATGGCGCAAGCGTTTAAAAATATCCTTTCCTTTACGGGCTGTTCTGTAAGAGACGCGGTTCAAATGAGCTCTTATAACCCTGCCAAACAAATGGGTGTGTTGGACCAGAAAGGCAGCTTAAAGGTTGGCAAGGATGCCGATTTAATTGTTTTAGATGAAAATAACGAGGTCGTTATGACTTTTTGTAAAGGACACTTGGCATTCAAGAGGGGAGACGAGTAAGTATGAAGATTATTGAAGTGAAAAATTATGAACAAATGAGCCAAGCGGCAGCGAACTATATCATCGAAAAGGTGAAGCAGAACCCTACGCTTACTCTTGGATTGGCAACGGGAGGGACTCCAAAAGGAACCTATGAACAGCTGATTAACGATCATGGCGAAAACGGGACTTCCTATGAGCAGGTGACTACGTTTAATTTAGATGAATATATTGGTTTTTCCGGGGAGCATCCAAGCAGTTACCGTTACTATATGGATGAACAATTATTTCATCATATCAATGTTCCGAAGGCCCAGACCCACATTCCTAGAGGCGATGCGAAGGATATGGAACAGGAATGTGTGCGGTATGAAAAATCAATCGATGACCATGGTGGAATTGACCTCCAAATTCTCGGGATTGGCAGCAATGGCCACATTGGCTTTAATGAGCCTGGGACAAAGTTTGGTGCTAAGACACATATTGTGACGCTCGATGAATCAACGAGGGAGGCGAATTCACGATACTTTAAGTCAATGGATGAGGTGCCGAGGTTTGCGATTTCGATGGGAATTGCTTCGATTATGAAAAGTCGAGAAATTCTTCTACTGGTTTCGGGTGAATCGAAAAAAGAAGCGATGAAGCAGCTGCTTTGTGGGGAAGTGACCGAAAGCTTTCCAGCTTCCATTTTACAATTACATCCGAATGTCACGATTATTGCTGATCAACAAGCGTTGACTGAGGCGAAGGATTTTTGTTGAAGGGAGGATGAATAGGATGATTGATAAAACCTCTCCGATCCCGATTTATTATCAATTAGAACAACAGATAAAGACAATGATTGAAAATAAGGAATGGATGCCGGGCGACTTGTTGCCGTCTGAAAGGGAATTCTCTGAGAAGTATCAAATTAGTCGGATGACGGTCCGCCAAGCGATTAATAACCTGGTGCAAATGGGGTTACTGGATCGAAAGCAGGGAAGAGGTACCTTTGTGTCGGATCTGAAGATTGAAAAGCGTGGGTTAACGAGCTTTTCGGAGGATATGCTTGAAAGAGGGATGACGCCAAGCAGTGAGCTGTTGGATTTCAAGGTTATACCGGCCACTACGGCGATTGCCCAGGATTTGCGCATCAAGGAAGCTGATCCTGTGTATGAAATCAAGCGGGTTCGTTTGGCGGATGGTGTCCCGATGGCCCTGGAGACCAACTATATTTCGGCAGATTTAGTTCCTGGGATAACAGTGGAGCTATTGAATCACTCAATCTATCAGTTTATCCAAGAGAAATTGAATTTATCGATTACACACGCTAGCCAATCAATTGAGGCTTCGGTTGTGGATAGCATGGAGGCAGAGTATCTCCAAATCCCCAAAGGGGCTCCTACTCTCTTCATTCAGCGGATCGCTATGCTGGAAAATAATGTCCCGCTAGAAACCGTCAAATCCCTCTACCGCGCGGACCGGTATAAATTTATGATCGACCTGAAGAGATAAAGGAAAAAAACCAATTAGGGGACAGTCCCCCAGCGCTTTAAAGCAGCGGGGGACTGTCCCCTAAAGTTTTTTGAAAATTCCTATTGTAAAACGCTTTCATTTACTCTATACTAACACTAAATCGATTTAGTAAACCGATTTAGTAAATCGGTTTATCAAATAATGTTAGAAATTCTGGAGAAGATTCTATGAAAAAAGCGACAATTGCTGATGTAGCTCAGCATGCAAATGTTTCTAAAAGTACAGTTTCCCAATATTTAAATAAGAGATTCGACTATATGGCAGAAAATACGAAACAGCGAATTGAGGATGCTATTAAGGAGTTGGATTATCGGCCAAATATCGTGGCAAGAAGCTTAAAGCAAAAATCCACCATGACAATTGGGGTGATTGTTGCCAATATCCTGCACAATTTTTCAACTCAGGTGATTCGGTCCATCGAAGACATGTGCCATCTTTATGATTTCCACCTAATTGTTTGTAATGCGGACGATGATCCAGAAAAAGAAAAGAGATACATTGACATGCTTAGGGCTAAACAGGTGGATGGTATTATTCTCTTTCCTACAGGTGATAACGTAGAGCTCTATGAAGAAATGGTAGATGAAAAGTACCCAGTGATCTTTGTCGACCGTATCGTACCGGAAGTATCGATTCCATCTGTCATGCTAGACAACGAAAATGCGGCTGGTCTTGCTGTACAGCACTTTATTGAAAAAGGCTATGAGCGAATCGGGATTATTACGAATGTCATTCGCAATGTATCACCGAGGATGGAGCGGATTACCGGCTATAAAAAGGCTTTACAAAGTAATGGAATTCCTATTAAAGAAGAGTACATTAAGAAACTAGAAATTAATAAAATCCAAGCGGGATTGGAAGAAATGCTTTCTCTCGAAGAGCCCATCCAAGCTATTTTGGCAGGGAATGACCTTACTCTAATGGAGATCTTAAAGTACGTAAAAAAACAAGGTCTTCGTATTCCAGCTGACCTTGCCATCATAGGCATTGATGATGTTTCCTTTGCTAGCTTTTACGAACCAGCCTTAACGATTGTTGAGCAGCCATCATTTGAGATAGGGAAGAAGGCCGCTGAACTCTTACTTAGTAAAATTCAGAAAAAAGATGTAGAGGAAGAACAAGCCAATTATCGTTTAGAACCGAGACTTATTGTAAGAAATTCTTGTTAAAAAAGGATGTTAGTCATATGAAGGATATCATTACCATTGGAGATGCAATGATTACGTTTAATCCCGTCTCAACGGGACCTATGAGATATGTTCCCTCTTTTGAAAGGAAAGTAGGGGGAGCTGAACTAAATGTTGCCATCGGCTGTGCCCGTTTGGGTTTAAAAACTGGGTGGATCAGCCGGTTAGGTAATGATGAGTTTGGTAGGTTTATCTATAATTTTGTCCGCGGAGAAGGAATCGATGTCTCTCAATTAGAGCTAGTAGATGGGTATCCTACTTCACTGAATTTTAAAGAGATTATGGAGGATGGTAGTGGCCGTACCTTCTATTATCGAACCAACTCTCCGACAACAGCTTTAACCGTGGATACACTCGATGAAGCTTATTTTAAGAACGCGAAAGTCTTTCATATCACTGGTATATTCCCCGCAGTTGACCAAGCGAAGAATATTGAACTAGTAAAATATGCAATTTCACTGGCGAAAAAGCATGGGGTGTTAATCTCGTTCGATCCGAATATCCGATTAAGGCTTTGGAGTAAGGAAGTGGCGAGAGCTGCATTACGAGAATTCCTCCCACATGTGGATATTTTATTAACCGGCGTGGAAGAAGCAGAATTGCTATTAGGGGTAAGTGATCCCTCAGAAATCATTGAAAAAAGCAAGCATTACGGTATTTCCTATGTAGCCATCAAACAAGGAGATAAAGGCTCCATTGGCTATCATAATGGACTGTATATCGAGGCTCCACCGGTAAAAGCAAAGAAGGTTGTAGACACGGTTGGTGCTGGTGATGGGTTTGATTGCGGCTTTATTTATGGGGTATTAAATCAATGGCCGCTGGAGAAAACCCTGCATTTTGCCAATACCATCGGTTCGATGGTTGTCAGTGTTTCTGGTGACAACGAGGGGCTGCCTTATTTAGATGAAGTATTAGTCCATTTAGGAGAAAAAGAATTCATAGAAAGATAGGGTGAGAGAATGAATCTTCAACTAGCCCTTGACCGCTTAACGCGGGATGAGTGCTTTCAGCTTTTACAAGAAACAGAAGCTTTTGTGGATTGGATAGAGATAGGCACCGGAGTAATCAAGGAATACGGTATGGCCATTATTCGGGAGATTAAAGAGACTTACCCCTATAAAGTAGTCGTTGCTGATATGAAGACATGTGATGCTGGGAAGCATGAAGCGATTCAAGCCTTTGAGGCAGGTGCAGATATTACGACCGTGATGGCCTTTTCTGCTGATAAAACGATCTTGGATACACTTGAAGTGGCGAAAACCTATAACAAGCGGATTATGATTGACCTATTGGGAGTAACCAATCGCAACCGTCTAGTTGAATTACAGCAGCTTGGTGTGGACCTAGTGAGTCTTCACTTTGGCAAGGATATGCAGGCAGAAGGTGAAATGGGTGCTGAGCAATTGGCCTTAACACATGGCTTTGACCAGTTTGATGTAGCAGTTGCAGGTGGAGTTAATGTAGATTCCCTTCCGACGGTGTTACAAATTCAGCCTGATACCATTATCGTTGGCAGTGCGATCACGAAGGCTGATATTCCAGCAGAAGCTGCTGCTGTCATGAAAGGACTGTTACCACGATGAAATCTATTATTACTACAGTGGCGAATGAAATCTCCACTGTCATTGGCCAGATCAGCGAGGAAGAAGCGCTCCATTTATCCAAGCATCTTCGAGAGGCAAAGCGAATCTTTGTTTATGGAGAAGGGCGCTCGGGTCTAATGGGAAAAGCGTTTGCGATGCGTCTTATGCACGGTGGCTTTCCGGTTTATGTGATTGGTGAAACGGTCACACCAAGTATTGACGCAGATGATTTATTAGTAGCCATCTCAGGATCAGGGTCAACAGGAGCCATCTTACAGTATGCGGCAAAATCGAAAGAATTGGGTGCCAAAGTGTTTCTAGTTACGACAAATAGAGATTCTAAGATTGCTTCAATCTGTGACGGGATTCTTGTAATTCCCGCTGCAACCAAATACCGAAGACCAAGTGAACCAGAGACGATCCAGCCCCTTGGGAATCAATTTGATCAATCTGTTCACCTCGTTCTAGACGCGATTATCATTGGGACTTTACAGATAGAAGATCAAGATTCTACCTATGATGAAATGACAAAGCGACATACGAACTTAGAATAGGAGACTTTTTACAAAAGGGGTTGGTTTAGAAATGAGTGTAATCGATTTCATTAAAGAACATCCGATAGTTGCGGTCATACGCGAAGCATCGGTTGAAAATATTGTTCCAATTGTAAACGCTTTATCCCTAGGGGGAGTGAAAGTAGTAGAAATTACTGCGGAAACCCCAAAAGTCATGGCCATGATAGAAAAAGTGGTGGATGAGTTTGGAGATGAGGTTCTGGTTGGTGCGGGAACGGTGTTGGACCCCGAAACGGCTAGAGCAGCCATTCTTGCAGGAAGCAGGTTTATTGTTTCGCCATCTCTTAACACAGAGACCATCAAAATGACAAAACGTTATGGAGTAACCAGCATACCAGGCGCCTTAACACCAACAGAGATTTTAACAGCTTATGAGCACGGTGCCGATATGATTAAAGTGTTTCCAGCCAATGCCTTCGGTCCCGGGTATATTAAAAATATTCATGGACCGTTCCCGCATATTCCATTAATGGTGACAGGGGGAATCAATCAAGGGAATGTTCTTGATTACATTGGCAGCGGTGCTTTAGCGGTGGGAGTAGGAAGCAACTTAGTCAATCCTGCCCTTTTAAAAAGTGAGGACGATTATCAAGCCTTAACTAGTAAAGCACTTGCATACTCAGAGGTTGTTAAAAAAAATAATATACTTATAAAAAAGTAGGGGGAGCTAGTAAAATGAAAAAAATATTCTCATTATCCTTTGTATTACTTTTAGCTTTATCTGTTGTTTTAGCAGGCTGTAGCAGTAAGGAAACTGGAACAAAGAGTGCCGGTGAAGGAGATGGTGGAGCTAAAAAGATTAAGCTCGTTGCAGCTCATAACCAAACATCTCCGGATAACCCATATCAAGTTGGTCTTTTAAAGTTCAAAGAAGTGGCTGAAAGCAAGTCAAAAGGGAACATTGAAGTGGAAGTTCATGCGGGAACGATTGGAACAGAAGAGGCTGAATTAGTACAAAAGCTGAAGTTAGGAGCTGCGGATGTAGTATTAGTATCTCCTGGATTTATGACACAAACAGGTATTAAAGAAGTTGATTTGTTAGCATTGCCATACCTATTCGATAGCTACGAGCACTGGGAAAAAGTTGTAGATGGTAAAGTCGGCGAAGACATCACGAAGTTAATCAATGAAAAGTCTAATAACGATTTCAAAATTGTGGGCTACTGGTCTGCTGGTGTAAGACATTATTATGGTAAAAAGCCAATTAACAAAATGAGCGATTTAAAAGGGCTAACATTTAGAACACAAACTTCAGGTGTTGTGGCTGATTACTGGAAACAAGCTGGTGCTATTCCTACATCTATTGCCTGGGGAGAACTATACCAAGCATTACAGCAAAACGTGGTAGATTCATCTGAAAATGCTTATCCGTATTTTGTACAACAAAATCACCACAAGACGAAGAATGGTAAATACATCACTGAAACTGCTCATGATTACACAACAAGATTCTTATTAGTAAACGGCAAGAAGTTTGACTCCTATACGAAAGAACAGAAAGAAATTATTTTAGAAGCAGCAAAGGCTTCTGTTGAAGCTGAAAGAGCTTCTGTTATTGCTCAAGAAAAAGAATATAAAGAAAAAGCAATTTCTGAAGGAGCAGTTGTCAACGAGATCGATCGTGCACCATTTATTAAATTAGCAGAGCCATTACAAGACAAGGCTGCGAAGGAAATGGGCGTAGAAAAATTATTAAAAGAAATCAGAGACTTGAAGTAAATAGATTGAATGGATAAAGGGAAGATGTTTCTTCCCTTTACTCCTAAACAAGGGGGGAAACGATAAGCATGATCAAGATTCTTGAGAAAATTCAGCTTACTATTGGTGTTTTAAGCTTATCGATCTTTTTTATCACCATAATTATTCAAATTGCAACCAGGCATTTAGGCATCCCGGTTATTTGGACGGAGGAAGTAGCAAATTATTCTTTCATTTGGTCAGTCTTTATGGGGGCCGCGGTGATGTTGAATCGAAAAGAACACTTTAGCTTTGACTTTTTATTGCAAAAGCTTAACGGAGTATCAAAATCGACTTTATTAATGGTAATTGATACGATCGTATTATTGTTTGCTGTCGCTCTTTTCTATTATGGAATCGAGGCTGTACAGAATTTTTGGACGTATAATTGGACCTCTTTACCAGCGATGAAAATGGGCTATGTATGGATTTCTATCCCGATTACAGGGCTTACAATGGCCATTTATTCTCTTAATCATTTGATTAGTAGCTTCAAAGAAATAAAGAGAGGGGGGGCTAAGGTATGACGGCAATTCTTTTAGTCGCATTGTTTCTCATCCTCATGTTGATCGGAGTTCCTATTGCATTTGTTATTGGGATTGTTGCGTTGATGGGAATCTTTACAGTTCCATATATTCCAGAAGTGACAGTACCGATGAAAATGCTAAATGGAATCAATTCCTTTGTCCTGCTTGCCGTGCCACTCTTTATTTTGGCTGCGAATTTGATGAATAGCGGGAAAATTTCACAAAAGTTGATTGACCTTTCAATGGCGATTGTCGGCCATATTAGAGGCGGTTTAGCCCATGCAAATATCCTTGTTTCCATGATTTTTGCGGGGGTATCTGGTGCGGCACAAGCTGATACTGCAGGTGTTGGGAAAATTTTAATTCCTAATATGAAGAAACAAGGGTATGACACGGAAACTGCGGTTGGGGTAACAGCTGCGTCTTCTACCATTGGTGTTATTATTCCACCTAGTATTCCAATGATCATTTTTGCTGGCTTAACCAATGCATCCATTGGCGCATTGTTCTTAGGCGGGATCATCCCAGGTATTTTAATCGGGTTGGGAATGATGGCTTTCGTTTATTTCCGAGCACTCAAAAAAGGCTATCCGAAATCAGAACGAGCGAAAATGAAGGAATTCTTAAAATTGGTTTATGAAACAATCCCAGCTTTAATTACGCCATTTATTATCATTGGTGGGATTATTACAGGGTTTTTTACTGCTACAGAAGCAGCGGCAGTAGCCTCACTTTATACATTAATTATTAGTATGTTTTTCTATAAAACAATTAAACTTTCTGATTTGCCTAAGATTTTAACTGATACGCTTGCACTTAGCTCACTTTCTTTATTTGCTCTAGCAGCAGCTAGTGCGCTGGGTGAGTTATTGAGTTACTATCAATTATCCACAATGGCTCAAGACTTCTTTGTAAATAATGTTGGGGCTAAGTGGGTATTTATTTTAATTCTCATCGCTTTCTTCTTGTTTATTGGAACGTTTATGGATGCCATACCGGCTATGATTCTCTTCGTTCCAGTTATTTTGCCTACGGCTACACACTTTGGAATGACGCCTGTTCATTTAGGTCTTATTGTCGTCATAACATTAGCTATTGGCCTTGTTACTCCGCCTTATGGGTTATGTTTATTGCTTGCTGGAAAGATTGGGGAATTGAGTATTGAAAAGTCGCTCTCAGCAGTTATGCCCTATATAGCCATTATTCTTGTTGTACTTATTTTTGTGGCCTTTTTCCCAAGCATTGCATTCTTTGTGCCAAAGCTCATCAATCCAGGATTATTTTTATAAAACGCTGTTGTTGGAATTGGCATACATTTAGGAGGACATCATGGTAAAAAGAGAAATTTTAAGCAGCGACGGTTCACTTATGTTAGTAAAGGTTCAATTAGCTAAAGGGTTTATCGGTGATGTGGATCAGCATCCTGAGGAACAAATCAGCTATATTGAAAAAGGAAAAGTAGAATTTGAAGTAAATGGTGAAAAGAGAATCTTGGCTGAAGGTGATAAACAATATATCCCATCGAATGTTTTACACCAGGTCAAGGTATTAGAGGAATGTGTGATTTTAGATATTTTCACACCGATTCGCAGGGATTTAGTTCAGGGTTAAAATGAAAGGAGAGGCATAGCCTCTCCTTATTTATTTTTATGAAGGACTTTTATTTGCTCATCCCCACCAATGATGACAGTGTCTGTCATTCCTATGAACAGGCCGGTTTCGACGACACCGAGTAACAGTTTTAGTTGGTTATGCAGTTCAGCGGGATTCGCAATGGTTTGAAAATGACAATCCAAAATATAGTTACCATTATTAGAAACGAAGACGTTTCCATCTCTCATTCTTAATTGTGGGGTAGCGCCGAGGTTTGCGATACTTTGTGCTGTTACTTCCCAGCCAAAGGGAACGACTTCAACAGGAAGAGGAAACTTCCCTAGTGATGGTACAATTTTTGATTCGTCGGCGATGATGATGAGCTGCTTCGCATGGGCATCCACGAGTTTTTCTCGTAAAAGAGAACCGCCACCACCCTTGGTTAAGTTGAAATTAGGATCAATTTCGTCCGCGCCATCAATGGCGAGATCGAGACTTTGTACTTGGGAAAAATCGGTTAAGGGAATCTTGCATTCCTTGGCCCATCCTTCCGTACGTATAGAGGAAGGAATCCCTCTAACGGATAGCCCTTGTTCTACTAATTCGCCTATCCTTTGTATGAGCCAGTAAACGGTCGAACCTGAACCTAAGCCAATCGTCATTCCATCCTGAATAAATTCAGCCGCCTTCTCAGCTGCCGCTTTCTTTCTCATGTCCGTTGAACTTAACACATGCCTCACCTCTTTTTATTTAAATAATACCACAATAAAGGGGGGACAGTCCCCCGCTGCTTTAACGCGCCGCGGGACTGTCCCCTTTTATTAACATAAGTAACCAATAGTTTGGTAAAATTAACATAATGAAAGGGGTAATGTAGTGATGGAATTAACAGTTAAGTGGAATGAGAAGATGGCGTTTTCGGGGACGACTCCCTCTGGGCATGAGATTAAGATGGATGCCGCTCCAGAGGTGGGTGGAGAAAATACAGGAGCACGTCCAACGGAGCTGCTTTTGAATGCAGTTGCAGGTTGTACAGGGATTGATATTATCTCGATTTTGCATAAAATGCGTCTTGAGCCTGCGTCTTTTCATATGGATGTTAAGGGTGAACGGGCAGATGACCATCCTAAAAAGTTTACCACCATCAACATTCATTATGCTTTAGAAGGCGATTTGCCGGAAGATAAGGTGGTACGGGCCATCCAGCTGTCAAAGGATAAATATTGCTCGGTCTCCCATTCCTTGAGTGCAGAGATAAGCGCAAGTTACTCGATTAATGGGGTTATGGGTCAACAAACTATTTAGTAGTGTTTAAGCGGGTACTACGTGCCCAATCAGGAAAATTCTCAACAGCAAAAGGTCGCGTACGATACACGAACGCGACCCAGCCTTACCCATCTATCTATTTCTCCATCAACCATTTCGTTACAATCTTTGATTCCACATCACCAAGTAAATTCCCAGGCATCTTAGGGGTACCCTCACTGATGATCTTCAGTACTTCCTCTTCTGAATGCTTACCCTTCATATTGACTACAGGCGGACCAACAGCGCCCTTTAATTGGTCACCGTGGCATGCTGAACAATTTTCCTTGTAAATTGTTTCGCCATCCTTGGCAGAACTCGAACTACCAGACGAACAGCCGGTTATTATTAAAAGCGTGAGTGCTACAACAGCCCAAAGTCGATTCACGATGTCTCCTCCAAACAAATAAAGATTTCCTATCTCCATCTTAATAGAGGTTGGACCGGGAGAACCCTCCCATTTATGAACAAAGACAAAACTTTTCGAAGCGGGGACAGTCCCCCAGCGCTTTAGCGCAACGGGGGACTGTCCCCCAAAAAATGAAGCTACTGAAACGGAGCTGGCGCATATGAGGAAAATTTTAGTCGTGGATGACGATAAACATATACTTGAATTAGTTAGCATTCATGTCACCCATTCAGGATATCAGGTGCTTAAGGCAGAGAATGGCATCCAAGCCCTTGGAATATTGGAAAACGAGCTGCCTGACCTAGCCATCGTGGATGTGATGATGCCCGGTTTGAACGGCTATGAACTGACGAAAAAAATAAGAAATGACCGCGACATTCCCGTACTATTACTGACAGCCAAAGGGGAACTAGAAGATAAGGAAAAGGGGTTCCTTGCTGGGTCAGACGATTATATCGTCAAACCCTTCGAACCCAAGGAACTGCTATACCGCATCGCCGCCATTCTACGACGATACGATAAACTGACAGATACCATGCTGCAAGTGGGATCCATCTTGATCAATCGAAAGCGATTCGAAGTCACCGCAGGCGCAAGCACCTTACTCCTCCCGCTGAAGGAATTCGAATTGCTCTCCTTACTTGCCTCTAAGCCAAACCAAGTCTTTGAACGGGCCGCCATAATGGAGAAAATTTGGGGCTACGATTACGAGGGAGACGAACAAACACTTACCACCCATATCAAGCGAATCCGCGAACGCCTCGCGAAAATCGCAAAAGACGTTGAAATCATCACCGTCCGCGGAGTGGGATATAAGCTAGAGGTGCATCACTCATGAAATCGTTATATGGAAGATTTGTTCTAACCACCATTCTTATCATGCTGTTTAGCACAATCTTTGGTTTTTTACTAACGAACACCTATTACCAAAGCGTGGTGAAAGAGCGGAATGATAAGAAAAACGTGGAAATTGCTAAATCCATTGCCGCTCACATCGAGACCTCTCCAAATCTCCCTTTATCCGATTACCTATCGACGGTGGGAAAAATCGGCTACCAGCTTTATGTCGTCGATGAATCGGGCAAGGGCCATTTTTACGGCGGGAAGTATCGGGTACAAGATTTACAAGCATCTTCAGTGAAAAAGGTACTCGACGGCTACATCTATCATGGGATGCGCGAATTTCCTCGTCAGACATTTGTGACCGGTTTTTTTGCCAACGAATTGTCGAACACAATCGGTATTCCGTTTACTTATGAAAACAAGCGCTATGCACTCTTTGTCAGACCGGATATCAAGCTATTATTTAGCGAGGTCCATACTATTTTAGGCGGCCTCATCGTAGGAACCGCTGTTTTAAGCCTATTGCTGATGCTGGTCGTGGCCAAGCTCTTGATTGTGCCCATCACACAGTTAACGGAAGCAACCAAACGGATTGCCCATGAAAAATATGATACCCAGCTGAACATTGACCGCCGTGATGAAATCGGTCAGCTGGCAGCAAGTTTTAATACGATGGTTGGTCAGCTTCAGGAGAATGATCAGATTCGCAAGGAATTCATCAGCAATGTGTCCCATGATTTTCAATCTCCGCTGCTGAATATTCAAGGCTATGCAGGCTTATTGAAATCAACCGATTTAACGGAAGAGGACCGTGAGAACTATGCTGAAATCATCCAATCAGAAACCCAGCGGTTATCGAAGCTCACCCGTCAGCTTTTACTATTAACTACACTCGATCAATCGACAAGAATGGTGAAGTATCAAGAATTTCAGTTGGATGAGCAGTTAAAGGCCTGTGTGAACAAATATCGCTGGTGGCTGGAGGAAAAGCAGATTAACTTACTGATGGAATTCGAACCGACGACCTATCAAGGCGATGCCGCATTATTAGAAAATGTTTGGGATAATCTTTTGACCAATGCGATTAAATATAACCGTCCGGAAGGCGAAATCCACATTCGTCTGCAAGCAAAAGAAACGGGACTAGAGGTGACTGTGAGCGACACTGGAATAGGTCTCACGGAAGAAGAAAAAGCACAGCTTTTCGAACGTTTTTACCGTGCTGACAAATCGCGTTCAGAGGAGGGAACCGGTCTCGGATTATCGATAGTGAAACAAATTATCGAGCTCCATAAAGGAGAAATCCACGTCACCAGTACGCCAGACGAAGGGACCATTTTTACCATCAAGCTTCCCTATTTGTAACGTAAAGTTCATATAGAGTTCATGTTAACCAATTACTATAGTCACTGTAGAAATAAAAACTATGG comes from the Neobacillus sp. PS2-9 genome and includes:
- the nagB gene encoding glucosamine-6-phosphate deaminase, with the protein product MKIIEVKNYEQMSQAAANYIIEKVKQNPTLTLGLATGGTPKGTYEQLINDHGENGTSYEQVTTFNLDEYIGFSGEHPSSYRYYMDEQLFHHINVPKAQTHIPRGDAKDMEQECVRYEKSIDDHGGIDLQILGIGSNGHIGFNEPGTKFGAKTHIVTLDESTREANSRYFKSMDEVPRFAISMGIASIMKSREILLLVSGESKKEAMKQLLCGEVTESFPASILQLHPNVTIIADQQALTEAKDFC
- a CDS encoding substrate-binding domain-containing protein, producing MKKATIADVAQHANVSKSTVSQYLNKRFDYMAENTKQRIEDAIKELDYRPNIVARSLKQKSTMTIGVIVANILHNFSTQVIRSIEDMCHLYDFHLIVCNADDDPEKEKRYIDMLRAKQVDGIILFPTGDNVELYEEMVDEKYPVIFVDRIVPEVSIPSVMLDNENAAGLAVQHFIEKGYERIGIITNVIRNVSPRMERITGYKKALQSNGIPIKEEYIKKLEINKIQAGLEEMLSLEEPIQAILAGNDLTLMEILKYVKKQGLRIPADLAIIGIDDVSFASFYEPALTIVEQPSFEIGKKAAELLLSKIQKKDVEEEQANYRLEPRLIVRNSC
- the nagA gene encoding N-acetylglucosamine-6-phosphate deacetylase — its product is MSGFRTILLKNAVIYAENQEIDKGSLLIKDGKIEAIGSKMEGNLDERVQELILPDSYKIIPGFVDVHIHGANGADTMDCTDEALENMASSLPQSGTTSFLATTITQSKDLLEKALRQTGEYISDKQKSGQAEILGIHFEGPFINPTKAGAQPLQHIIPADIDLFEKWLDLSKETIKLITLAPELPQGTELVQFLKEKGIVASIGHTDATFEEVGQAIQSGASHITHLFNQMRGLHHREPGVVGAAYLRKELMVEIIADGIHVSPEMVKVSYELITPERMILITDAMRAQFLSDGEYDLGGQRVFVKKGKALLEDGTLAGSVLTMAQAFKNILSFTGCSVRDAVQMSSYNPAKQMGVLDQKGSLKVGKDADLIVLDENNEVVMTFCKGHLAFKRGDE
- a CDS encoding sugar kinase yields the protein MKDIITIGDAMITFNPVSTGPMRYVPSFERKVGGAELNVAIGCARLGLKTGWISRLGNDEFGRFIYNFVRGEGIDVSQLELVDGYPTSLNFKEIMEDGSGRTFYYRTNSPTTALTVDTLDEAYFKNAKVFHITGIFPAVDQAKNIELVKYAISLAKKHGVLISFDPNIRLRLWSKEVARAALREFLPHVDILLTGVEEAELLLGVSDPSEIIEKSKHYGISYVAIKQGDKGSIGYHNGLYIEAPPVKAKKVVDTVGAGDGFDCGFIYGVLNQWPLEKTLHFANTIGSMVVSVSGDNEGLPYLDEVLVHLGEKEFIER
- the hxlB gene encoding 6-phospho-3-hexuloisomerase, with product MKSIITTVANEISTVIGQISEEEALHLSKHLREAKRIFVYGEGRSGLMGKAFAMRLMHGGFPVYVIGETVTPSIDADDLLVAISGSGSTGAILQYAAKSKELGAKVFLVTTNRDSKIASICDGILVIPAATKYRRPSEPETIQPLGNQFDQSVHLVLDAIIIGTLQIEDQDSTYDEMTKRHTNLE
- a CDS encoding GntR family transcriptional regulator; its protein translation is MIDKTSPIPIYYQLEQQIKTMIENKEWMPGDLLPSEREFSEKYQISRMTVRQAINNLVQMGLLDRKQGRGTFVSDLKIEKRGLTSFSEDMLERGMTPSSELLDFKVIPATTAIAQDLRIKEADPVYEIKRVRLADGVPMALETNYISADLVPGITVELLNHSIYQFIQEKLNLSITHASQSIEASVVDSMEAEYLQIPKGAPTLFIQRIAMLENNVPLETVKSLYRADRYKFMIDLKR
- the hxlA gene encoding 3-hexulose-6-phosphate synthase; protein product: MNLQLALDRLTRDECFQLLQETEAFVDWIEIGTGVIKEYGMAIIREIKETYPYKVVVADMKTCDAGKHEAIQAFEAGADITTVMAFSADKTILDTLEVAKTYNKRIMIDLLGVTNRNRLVELQQLGVDLVSLHFGKDMQAEGEMGAEQLALTHGFDQFDVAVAGGVNVDSLPTVLQIQPDTIIVGSAITKADIPAEAAAVMKGLLPR